The Aliivibrio fischeri genome contains a region encoding:
- a CDS encoding DUF748 domain-containing protein: MSNKFKAVVEKFRSFPRRIRWSTYALSAYLLYAALFGLLVPYIAKQQIPEQLSKLIERPVTLADVTFNPFTLQLDLHQFSIQDAESSTSFVRFENAGVKVNFWESIFNAAISVEYIALDKPYVDIERLNDTEQSVFNFNDILSAVARNLASEEKVEPSIEEPIDRHKALFPVLIKQTRLAQGHVRFFDGVTETELVYPDINFTLGSFSTQSLLTNAEYKNEYRLQITDADSGKVELKGQVQLKPLEVVGDIHVQKIELPRLWGFIEKDIIAKLTSGNVNFSSNYHVAQTIGDTESDDTMSITTDEGVFSVNHLNFNAEDKSIVSLPSFSVKGIATNVEKQTVTIASVTSQGLQVSAKVDDKGADLVNLFTPKFIAEAPKEHKDDSVETEPKSTEVSPSWLVTLDGIEIKDYQLNVEEKVITKKANLWQISPINLTTSQIVSDLSKPIDFDFFASVNSKGDISVKGQADAKQQAVMADIDVKSLKLAQFQPYLATAVNATLTKGEVNTQAKLNANAEGKVIVNGGVQVNHLSIRDNKLRKPFVKWRSLAVNKFDFDLQKSKLAIDTLSVSQPYARVVINKDRSTNIGDLIVAQPKAKKSKSTTKKKGQKPFALSVRKIAFNNGSAFFADNSLTPNFSSGIEQLKGNIGHVSSIPGTKATVDISGNIEKYAPVKVKGEINPLLKQPYLDLGVVFKSVELTTVNPYSGTYAGHYIDKGQLTLALNYQLENNQLKGENHVIIDQLQLGKASDSDLATSLPLELAIALLQDNDGVIDLGVEVSGDVNDPEFSLGAVIWSTISNIITKAVTAPFSFIAGLAGSDEELNVIAFQFGTDDLTIEEQEKLQTLGKALETRPKLKLTVDGAVNAQEDSKALELEHFNQLLVKAAKIPENELPQNLTASSMPTSGPLSDALQSIYKAEYGEKATEVKDRIEDEEEAKDIELTDEELNKRWHIALYNLVLNKQKINEGELGQLAQQRAQAVKAYLVDVVKVDAARVFLLDSRFDIEQDTSSVLLSLEAK, from the coding sequence ATGTCGAACAAATTTAAAGCTGTAGTTGAAAAGTTTCGTTCTTTTCCTCGCCGTATTCGCTGGAGTACGTATGCATTAAGTGCTTATCTTTTATATGCTGCATTGTTTGGCTTACTGGTACCATATATTGCTAAGCAGCAGATCCCTGAACAGCTTTCTAAACTTATAGAACGTCCTGTAACGTTAGCTGACGTGACGTTTAATCCTTTTACTCTTCAATTAGATCTTCATCAGTTTTCCATTCAGGACGCTGAATCTTCAACTTCCTTTGTGCGCTTTGAGAATGCTGGCGTAAAAGTTAACTTTTGGGAGTCGATTTTTAATGCAGCAATTTCAGTTGAATATATTGCATTAGATAAACCTTATGTTGATATTGAACGTTTAAATGATACCGAACAATCGGTATTTAATTTCAATGATATTTTAAGTGCTGTTGCACGTAATTTGGCTTCAGAAGAAAAAGTAGAACCATCAATAGAAGAGCCAATTGATCGTCATAAAGCGTTATTTCCTGTTTTGATTAAACAAACAAGACTAGCTCAAGGTCATGTCAGATTTTTTGATGGTGTCACTGAAACAGAGTTAGTCTATCCAGATATCAACTTCACGTTGGGTTCATTTTCTACACAAAGCTTATTAACTAATGCTGAGTATAAGAATGAGTATCGTCTACAAATTACAGATGCAGATTCGGGCAAGGTAGAGCTCAAAGGTCAAGTGCAATTAAAACCGTTAGAAGTGGTCGGTGATATTCATGTTCAGAAGATTGAATTACCACGCTTATGGGGCTTTATTGAAAAAGACATTATTGCCAAATTAACCTCAGGGAATGTGAATTTTTCATCGAACTATCATGTGGCTCAAACCATCGGTGATACTGAAAGTGACGATACGATGAGCATCACTACTGATGAAGGCGTCTTCTCTGTTAATCACTTAAATTTTAATGCAGAAGATAAATCCATTGTTTCACTGCCTAGTTTCTCCGTAAAGGGCATTGCAACGAATGTAGAAAAGCAAACTGTTACGATTGCATCTGTTACTTCACAAGGCTTACAGGTTTCAGCAAAAGTGGATGATAAGGGCGCAGACCTTGTTAATTTATTCACGCCTAAGTTTATTGCTGAAGCACCAAAAGAACATAAAGATGATTCAGTAGAAACAGAACCAAAATCTACAGAAGTTTCCCCGTCATGGTTGGTAACGCTTGATGGTATAGAAATTAAAGATTACCAGCTAAATGTAGAAGAAAAGGTTATTACTAAAAAAGCTAACCTGTGGCAGATTTCTCCTATTAATTTAACGACGAGTCAAATTGTCAGTGATTTATCTAAGCCTATTGATTTTGATTTCTTTGCTTCAGTTAATAGCAAAGGGGATATAAGCGTTAAAGGCCAGGCTGATGCTAAACAACAAGCCGTAATGGCTGATATTGATGTTAAATCATTAAAACTTGCTCAGTTTCAGCCTTATTTAGCAACAGCAGTAAATGCTACGCTCACTAAAGGTGAAGTGAATACACAAGCTAAGTTAAATGCTAATGCAGAAGGCAAGGTTATCGTGAATGGTGGGGTGCAAGTTAATCATCTTTCTATTCGTGATAATAAGCTGAGAAAGCCGTTTGTAAAATGGCGCTCATTAGCGGTGAACAAATTTGATTTTGATTTACAAAAGTCTAAGCTAGCTATTGATACACTAAGTGTTAGTCAGCCTTATGCTCGAGTGGTGATTAACAAAGATCGTTCCACCAATATCGGTGATTTGATTGTTGCCCAACCTAAAGCTAAAAAATCAAAATCGACAACGAAGAAAAAGGGTCAGAAGCCGTTTGCATTAAGCGTTAGAAAGATAGCGTTTAATAATGGTTCGGCTTTCTTTGCTGATAACTCACTGACGCCGAATTTCTCTTCTGGTATCGAACAATTAAAAGGCAACATTGGCCATGTATCGAGTATTCCAGGAACAAAGGCGACGGTTGATATTAGCGGTAACATTGAAAAATACGCACCAGTAAAAGTGAAGGGGGAAATTAACCCATTACTGAAGCAGCCGTATTTAGATTTGGGTGTGGTATTTAAGAGCGTAGAGTTGACGACGGTAAATCCGTATTCAGGCACATATGCAGGTCACTATATCGATAAAGGGCAATTAACCTTAGCGCTTAATTATCAGTTAGAAAATAATCAGCTAAAAGGTGAGAACCATGTGATTATTGATCAGCTGCAATTAGGTAAAGCCAGTGACAGTGATTTAGCAACCTCATTACCATTAGAGTTGGCGATTGCTTTATTGCAAGATAATGATGGAGTGATTGATCTTGGGGTTGAAGTATCTGGTGATGTGAATGATCCAGAGTTTAGTTTAGGTGCTGTTATTTGGAGTACGATTTCAAATATCATTACTAAAGCGGTTACTGCACCATTTTCATTTATCGCAGGTCTTGCTGGCTCTGATGAAGAATTAAATGTGATTGCCTTTCAATTTGGTACTGATGACTTAACAATAGAAGAGCAAGAGAAACTACAGACGTTAGGTAAAGCATTAGAAACTCGTCCTAAACTAAAATTAACTGTTGATGGCGCTGTGAATGCCCAAGAAGACAGTAAGGCGCTTGAGTTAGAACATTTTAATCAATTGTTAGTGAAAGCGGCTAAAATTCCAGAAAACGAATTACCTCAAAACTTAACAGCGAGTTCAATGCCAACTTCGGGTCCATTATCAGACGCTTTGCAAAGTATATATAAAGCGGAGTACGGTGAAAAAGCCACTGAAGTAAAAGATCGAATTGAAGACGAAGAAGAAGCAAAAGATATAGAGTTAACGGATGAAGAGTTAAATAAACGTTGGCATATTGCTTTATATAATTTGGTTTTAAATAAGCAAAAAATAAATGAAGGCGAACTTGGGCAATTAGCTCAACAGCGAGCTCAAGCAGTAAAAGCGTATTTGGTGGATGTGGTAAAAGTTGATGCCGCTCGTGTGTTCTTACTGGATAGCCGTTTTGACATAGAACAAGACACCAGTAGCGTATTATTATCGTTAGAAGCTAAGTGA
- a CDS encoding M15 family metallopeptidase, with protein MSTKAPVQCDRLRNVTFKHYTFNGKTATGKLVVLDAVTPHVERIFDELYQQSFPIAQAKPIENYAGNDNKSMDANNTSAFNYRPIVGKSSLSLHAYGTAIDINPLQNPFVEFTSWGTATFKPLKGHEYSNRMLQRLGKEDRKGFAEEVINIFAQNGFIYWGGYWDTPIDFQHFQTSRDMAYLMTAMPTKEASLFFNHYVDWIQSCQQNYGSKQMNKFKDYTSYLQTELKTTTSLNRLYKTTPNAVMQAINKKAQVSQSRCFK; from the coding sequence ATGTCAACTAAAGCACCCGTTCAATGTGACCGCTTACGTAACGTCACCTTTAAGCATTACACGTTTAATGGGAAAACAGCGACAGGTAAACTTGTTGTCTTAGATGCAGTGACGCCTCATGTTGAACGTATTTTTGATGAGTTGTATCAGCAAAGCTTTCCAATTGCCCAAGCAAAACCCATTGAGAATTACGCTGGTAATGATAATAAATCCATGGATGCAAACAACACTTCAGCATTTAACTATCGACCTATTGTCGGTAAATCTTCTCTCTCTTTACATGCTTATGGCACAGCTATTGATATCAACCCATTACAGAATCCGTTTGTTGAATTTACTTCATGGGGAACCGCGACTTTTAAACCATTAAAAGGTCATGAATATTCAAACCGAATGCTGCAACGTTTAGGTAAGGAAGATAGAAAGGGATTTGCAGAGGAAGTGATTAATATTTTTGCTCAAAATGGATTCATTTATTGGGGCGGATATTGGGATACACCCATTGATTTTCAGCACTTTCAAACCAGTCGTGATATGGCGTATTTAATGACTGCAATGCCAACCAAAGAGGCGTCCCTATTCTTTAATCATTATGTTGATTGGATTCAGTCATGCCAACAAAATTACGGTTCTAAGCAGATGAATAAATTCAAAGATTACACTTCATATTTGCAAACAGAATTAAAAACAACGACGTCTTTAAACCGTTTGTATAAAACCACCCCTAACGCTGTGATGCAAGCTATAAACAAAAAAGCGCAAGTGTCACAATCTCGTTGCTTTAAATAA
- the speB gene encoding agmatinase: MNDLFTKKDYSLYSNAMTFMRRPLVQNPIDNDADIVVLGAPLDMATSGRPGARLGPDAIRRASVNLAWEGKKFPWDFNVFDHTKVIDSGDLVFDTGDAEDLTIRLEAAADAILNSGKTLLGLGGDHFITLPLLRAYGKKYGEMALIHFDAHTDTYSHGSRYDHGTMFYHAPNEGLISPEHSVQIGIRTEYDQKDHGFNVINAMQANDMSVDAIIEQVKGIVGDKPVYLTFDIDCLDPAFAPGTGTPVCGGLNSDKILKIIRGLQGINMVGMDVVEVSPAYDQSDITALAGATIALELLYVWTANRLNK; the protein is encoded by the coding sequence ATGAACGATTTATTCACCAAAAAAGATTATTCATTGTACTCAAATGCAATGACATTTATGCGTCGCCCATTGGTACAAAACCCAATTGATAACGATGCAGATATCGTAGTGTTAGGTGCACCATTAGATATGGCAACCTCAGGTCGCCCTGGTGCGCGTTTAGGTCCTGATGCGATCCGTCGTGCATCAGTAAATCTAGCGTGGGAAGGTAAAAAATTCCCATGGGATTTCAATGTATTTGATCATACAAAAGTGATTGATTCAGGTGACCTTGTTTTTGATACCGGCGATGCAGAAGATTTAACGATACGCCTTGAAGCTGCTGCTGATGCGATCCTAAATAGTGGTAAAACGCTATTAGGTTTAGGTGGTGATCACTTTATTACTCTGCCTTTGCTACGTGCTTACGGTAAAAAATACGGTGAAATGGCATTAATTCATTTTGATGCACATACTGACACTTACAGTCATGGTAGTCGTTACGATCACGGTACTATGTTCTACCATGCACCAAACGAAGGGCTTATTTCACCTGAGCATTCTGTTCAAATCGGTATTCGTACTGAGTATGACCAAAAAGATCACGGCTTTAATGTGATTAACGCAATGCAAGCCAATGACATGAGTGTTGATGCTATTATCGAGCAAGTAAAAGGCATTGTTGGTGACAAACCAGTATACCTAACGTTTGATATTGATTGTCTTGATCCTGCATTCGCACCGGGTACAGGCACACCAGTTTGTGGTGGCTTGAATTCAGATAAGATCTTAAAAATCATCCGTGGTTTGCAAGGTATCAACATGGTTGGTATGGATGTGGTAGAAGTATCACCTGCGTATGATCAAAGTGATATCACGGCATTGGCTGGTGCAACGATTGCTTTAGAGCTTCTGTATGTTTGGACTGCGAATCGTTTAAACAAATAA
- the speA gene encoding biosynthetic arginine decarboxylase: MEHSVNLERIRAEYNVKHWSQGFYGIDDNGEVYVSPRTDASHQVPLSHIVNQLEQRNIGLPALVRFPQIVHQRVHNICNAFNQAIDEYQYENHYLLVYPIKVNQQKEVVDEILASQAQLEQKQLGLEAGSKPELLAVLALAQKASSVIVCNGYKDREYVRLALIGEKLGHSVFIVLEKLSELDLVLSEAKALGVKPRLGLRIRLASQGAGKWQASGGEKSKFGLSASQVLTVINRLKAEDQLDILELVHFHLGSQMANIRDVRNGVSEAARFYCELRDIGAKLKYLDVGGGLAVDYDGTRSQSSNSMNYGLAEYARNIVMTIGDICQLYSQPMPVIISESGRSLTAHHAVLITNVIGTESYTPEAIEAPRADDPLLLHNMWRNLEQLENGSDDRALIEIYNDTQCDVAEAHNQFATGMINLQHRAWAEQVSLRINYELSVKMSTKNRYHRPILDELSERLADKFFVNFSLFQSLPDAWGIDQVFPVLPLSGLDNADEHRAVVLDITCDSDGTIDQYVDGQGIETTLPVPAWNPDEPYLMGFFLVGAYQEILGDMHNLFGDTHSVVVNVDENGEANIDYINEGDTVEDMMRYVHIDVDLIRQNYKDMVTAKVAEEEQQSVLEELEQGLMGYTYLEDF; encoded by the coding sequence TTGGAACATTCGGTTAATTTGGAACGTATCCGTGCTGAGTATAATGTAAAGCACTGGAGCCAAGGTTTTTATGGTATTGATGACAATGGTGAGGTTTATGTTTCACCACGCACTGACGCGAGTCACCAAGTTCCACTAAGTCATATTGTGAATCAATTAGAGCAGCGAAATATTGGATTGCCTGCTTTGGTTCGTTTTCCCCAAATCGTTCATCAGCGTGTGCATAATATTTGTAATGCATTTAACCAAGCGATTGATGAATACCAATATGAAAACCACTATCTTCTTGTTTACCCAATTAAAGTAAACCAGCAAAAAGAAGTGGTTGATGAAATTCTTGCAAGTCAGGCGCAATTAGAGCAGAAGCAATTAGGTTTAGAAGCAGGCAGTAAACCTGAACTATTGGCCGTATTAGCGCTAGCTCAAAAAGCGAGTTCAGTTATCGTATGTAATGGTTATAAAGACCGTGAGTATGTTCGCTTAGCACTGATTGGTGAGAAACTTGGTCACAGTGTTTTTATCGTTCTAGAAAAATTATCAGAATTAGATTTAGTTCTATCTGAAGCAAAAGCATTAGGTGTTAAACCGCGTCTTGGCTTGCGCATTCGTCTTGCTTCTCAAGGTGCAGGAAAATGGCAAGCAAGTGGTGGTGAAAAATCGAAATTTGGTTTGTCTGCTTCTCAAGTATTAACGGTTATTAATCGTCTAAAAGCAGAAGACCAATTAGATATTTTAGAGCTTGTGCATTTCCATTTAGGCTCACAAATGGCAAACATTCGTGATGTTCGTAATGGGGTGAGTGAAGCGGCTCGTTTTTACTGTGAATTACGTGATATTGGCGCAAAACTAAAATACCTCGATGTGGGTGGTGGTTTAGCGGTAGATTACGATGGAACTCGCAGTCAATCATCAAACTCGATGAACTACGGTTTGGCTGAATATGCGCGTAATATCGTAATGACGATTGGTGATATTTGTCAGCTTTATTCACAACCAATGCCAGTGATCATCTCTGAATCTGGTCGTTCGTTAACAGCGCATCACGCGGTGTTAATTACCAATGTTATTGGTACAGAAAGCTATACGCCTGAAGCCATTGAAGCGCCTCGTGCTGATGACCCATTGTTATTACACAACATGTGGCGTAACTTAGAACAGTTAGAAAACGGCAGCGATGATCGTGCGTTAATTGAAATTTATAACGATACTCAATGTGACGTAGCAGAGGCTCATAATCAGTTTGCGACAGGTATGATTAACCTTCAGCATCGAGCATGGGCAGAGCAAGTATCATTACGTATTAACTATGAGTTAAGCGTAAAAATGAGTACTAAGAACCGCTACCACCGTCCAATCTTGGATGAGTTAAGTGAGCGTTTAGCGGATAAATTTTTTGTGAATTTCTCTTTGTTCCAATCATTACCAGACGCGTGGGGTATTGATCAGGTGTTCCCTGTGTTACCACTAAGCGGTCTTGATAATGCGGATGAGCATCGTGCTGTTGTATTGGATATTACGTGTGACTCAGACGGTACGATTGATCAATATGTTGATGGTCAAGGTATTGAAACAACGTTACCAGTACCAGCTTGGAACCCTGATGAGCCTTATTTAATGGGCTTCTTCTTAGTGGGCGCATACCAAGAGATCTTAGGTGATATGCATAACCTATTTGGTGATACTCACAGTGTTGTTGTTAATGTTGATGAAAACGGCGAAGCAAATATTGATTACATCAATGAAGGCGATACCGTTGAAGATATGATGCGTTATGTACATATCGATGTGGATTTGATCCGTCAAAATTACAAAGACATGGTAACAGCGAAAGTTGCAGAAGAAGAACAACAAAGCGTGCTTGAAGAGTTAGAGCAAGGCTTAATGGGTTACACCTATTTGGAAGATTTTTAA
- a CDS encoding lipocalin family protein — protein sequence MFKSISKVGFGAVILMMLNGCLGMPKGVEPVTGFELNRYLGTWYEIARLDHSFEDGLSQVSAEYSINEDGSVKVINRGFSDQDQQWSEALGKAKFVDGSDEGYLKVSFFGPFYGSYVVFELDKENYQYAFVSGPDLDYLWLLSRTKKVDQEVIERFVSTAQSLGFKTNELIFVEQK from the coding sequence ATGTTTAAAAGTATAAGTAAAGTGGGTTTTGGGGCTGTTATTTTGATGATGCTCAATGGATGTTTGGGAATGCCAAAAGGCGTAGAACCCGTTACAGGCTTTGAGTTGAATCGTTATCTTGGTACTTGGTATGAGATAGCTCGTTTGGATCATTCTTTCGAAGATGGTTTGAGTCAAGTAAGTGCAGAATACTCAATCAATGAGGATGGCAGTGTAAAGGTTATTAATCGTGGTTTTTCAGATCAAGATCAACAATGGAGTGAGGCTCTAGGTAAAGCAAAATTTGTTGATGGAAGTGATGAGGGGTATTTAAAAGTTTCTTTCTTTGGTCCTTTCTATGGTTCTTATGTTGTTTTTGAGTTAGATAAAGAAAATTATCAATATGCTTTTGTTTCAGGTCCTGACCTCGACTATTTATGGCTACTTTCACGAACTAAAAAAGTGGACCAAGAAGTGATTGAACGTTTTGTATCAACCGCTCAATCACTTGGTTTTAAAACAAATGAACTTATTTTTGTTGAGCAAAAATAA
- a CDS encoding outer membrane protein transport protein, whose protein sequence is MKPFFSYSLTASAVLLSFNAFSSGLFLQEATVANAGTTGAGDGVYTESAAAMWTNPATMSYMGESKTTINAMAFDLEMKFNDNNGSEDGKAHSILPSAGAFHTQAITDKLHFGLALGAVGGSSLDYGSDWAGSKLLEDISLTAMQLNPALSYQVNERLSLGAGLQFSWASFEQSMSGITAEKDSDWAYGYNLGAMYQVSEQASMGLSYRSKLEHEFNNNISLGNFNPTLSSGMIMPDIVDLSTSYALSKDINLLSSIQLHRWSHWDSTILDANLGNGGAEIKRDWDDVWKFAIGADYRLNSDWRLKAGFSYETSPQDDPSMQWVDLPVGEQYRYSVGASTSWDGITMDMFYEYADLGSVDMDRLNVNGTFDGRIHFVGVNFTF, encoded by the coding sequence ATGAAACCCTTTTTTAGCTACTCTTTAACTGCCTCTGCTGTTTTGCTCAGTTTTAATGCCTTTTCTAGCGGATTATTTCTTCAGGAAGCAACCGTTGCGAATGCTGGTACAACAGGCGCAGGAGACGGCGTTTACACTGAATCTGCGGCTGCAATGTGGACAAACCCTGCCACCATGTCCTACATGGGAGAGAGTAAAACAACCATCAATGCCATGGCGTTTGATTTAGAAATGAAATTTAATGATAACAATGGTTCAGAAGACGGCAAAGCACATTCAATTTTACCTTCAGCTGGCGCTTTTCATACTCAAGCGATAACAGACAAATTACACTTTGGTTTAGCACTTGGCGCTGTTGGAGGCTCAAGCTTAGACTATGGTAGTGACTGGGCTGGCAGTAAACTATTAGAAGATATCAGCTTGACTGCAATGCAGTTAAATCCTGCTTTAAGTTATCAAGTAAATGAACGATTATCATTAGGGGCTGGTTTACAATTTAGTTGGGCTTCTTTTGAGCAATCAATGTCAGGTATTACTGCTGAAAAAGATTCAGATTGGGCATATGGCTATAATTTAGGCGCTATGTATCAAGTTTCAGAACAAGCATCCATGGGCTTAAGCTACCGTTCAAAACTTGAGCATGAATTTAATAATAACATTAGCTTAGGTAATTTTAATCCAACGCTTTCGAGTGGAATGATCATGCCTGATATTGTTGACCTCAGCACCAGTTATGCATTAAGTAAAGATATAAACTTATTAAGTAGCATACAGCTGCACCGTTGGAGCCACTGGGATTCGACCATTTTAGACGCAAACCTAGGTAATGGTGGTGCCGAAATTAAACGAGATTGGGATGATGTATGGAAATTTGCCATCGGTGCTGATTATCGTCTAAATTCTGATTGGCGTTTAAAGGCTGGATTCTCATATGAAACCTCACCTCAAGATGATCCTTCGATGCAATGGGTAGATTTACCGGTAGGTGAACAATATCGCTACTCTGTTGGTGCATCCACATCATGGGACGGTATTACAATGGATATGTTTTATGAATACGCCGATTTAGGCTC